ttgtatttgttttatatctatGTTTTTTATTACCTTGGAGAGAAGCATTTATATGAAGAGCATCATTTCTCCTAAAACACTAGTAGCAGCAGTTGGCATTTAATACCACTCTAAAGAATCATTTTCATAACCTCTCTTTAGGGCACTACATTTTAGGAGTAGAAAAagtttgaggaaaataaaagcagaaatgggTCTAGAGAAGCAAAAATTAGTGAGAAATCACTTGGTGAATATCAATCAGACTCTACTAGCAGAGTTTGAGGGCAACTAGATCTGAGGTATCCATCTTTATGTGTGGAACACTTTAAGAAGCTCATTTGAGACCAGGGAgcgtactacaaagctacaagtTTGATATGTTCatataataaaacaatataatataatataatatataaattatatatatatataatatataatacaatataatacacATCAGCATTCTTTATAAGATATGGAAGTCTTGCCAAATGTAATAATAACCATCATTGCTTGCTCGATAATATGTTGATTTtgaataatgaaatagaaattatccaattaaAAACTATGAAAGAATATTTTGAGTGCTTATTCTGTGACAAGCACTGTGATAAGTCCTCTGCATACattctcttatttaatcttttcaacCACTCACTAGAGGTAAGTAGGATCCTAAAtttacaactgaggaaactgaCCTAGAAAGGTAATTTGACTTGTGCACAGAAATATAAGAAAGTAATATAGAGAAGGTAACATACAGATAATATAAAGACCTGAACAGAAGCAGTACTAATATCAGAGACCCAGATATTAATCATAAGAAATTAAacaaccataagaaaaaaaatgacccaatAAATAAGTGAGAAAAAGGTTTGAACATATACTTCACCTACGACATATGGTTGGCAAAGAAGTATGTGAAAATATACTCAGCATCGTTAattattatggaaatgcaaattaaaaatacagtgaaataCCAGTatacacctactagaatggctaaaatttaaactttaaattaaaattaaatgacaactgaaactaacacaatgttgtaaatcaactatactccaataaaaattttaaaataaatacaataaaataaaaaatttaaaaatgacaacagcaagtgttagcaaggatgtgaagGAACTTGAACTCTCACACGctgctggttggaatgtaaaatggtacaaccactttgaaaaacaatttgaaattccttaaaaagttaaacattcatGTGTCATATATGATCCAGCCTTTCCACACAAATTATTTACCCAAGAGTAAAGAGAACATATaaccacacaaagacttgtacaggaacattcataacagcattattttaatAGTCCAAAACTGTAAATAATCAAAATGTTCATCTGTGGGTGGTATGTCCTCagcaatgggatactactcagcaatgaaaactattgatacacactaCAATTTTGAgtgatctcaaaataattatgctgaatgaaagaaatcaggcAAAAAGGTATACAtactgattccatttatatgaaattctagaaaatgcaaactaatctatttAGTGAGGAAGAGCAGATCAGTGGATGCCTGGGATGAGGTGAAGCACAAAGAGGCAGAAAAGAGGTATTATAGAATACAAAGGGGCATGAGGAGACTTTaagaggtgatgaatatgttcattatctCGATTTTGGTGATGATTtcaagatgtgtatatatatgtgtgtgtgtgtgtgtgtgtgtgtgtgtgtgtgtgtcaaactCTAGcaagttgtacactttaagtatcttcagttttatgtcaattatacctctatAAGCTGTTAAAAGTGTGTATATTTACTTTGGTGCATctgttatatctatttttttatgttattttaatctGTGAGAATTAACATCAACATTTTAACAATGGTTCTCTCTGGGTAGAGGAAGGATTAGgaatgttttgaattttcttctgTGAGTTAATTATCATTTTCTCAATACATTACAACagttatatacattcttttaaaaccaaagcctattttaaattttttaaattgtccttttaaaaatatgtatctacaTCATAGATATGTATCTACATCAAGTAACAAGTTTAGAGCTAGTTTATGTATTCTTCCTACATTTTATATATCTGATTTTTTACAATGAAGATAAATTTTGTATCTAAAAACATGtccttttaaaagaaagcattatCTTACTACAGACTCTTGAAAATGTGCCCAATATACTGGCAACTATTTCCATACTTAAATTTGTTAAAGTAACCCGAAAGTCAATTTATAAACATCCTCTTTGGGTGTAGACCTTTATTTACTCTCAGATGAATTGGTGGTGACTTTTGTTTTACCCTATTTCACTGCCTTGCCTCTCCCATCCCTTGGTCCTTGGACAGAAAAAGGTCAGAGAGGGAGGGCAAGTGTGGCTTGGCTCCATCCTTTCTTTTGCAAGTCACAGCGTCTAGTTTTTGACAGCATTTTTAACTTATGTGATATAGTAAATTACAAACGCCCAAGAGCAGAAGTCTTTCGGCGACGATGGGTGCAATGTTTGTAACTGTCATCTGCCTTTTCCCAACCGCGACTGCCGCgcgcccccagcctccctccgcCTAGAATTCGGTGCCTCTGGAAGGGGAGTGTGACGCAGTCGCCGTCACCTAAAGCTGCATTCTGATTCAGATCTGACACCCCGGCGCGCTGAGCCGGCCTGGCCTCCGTTTCCCCACTTCTAAAGAGAAGGGGCCATGCTGCCCTGTTTCTTGTTCCTCTCCAAGCACATCAGCACTTCGTTGGTGTCCCTGCGCAGGGCGCGCCACGGCTTCGACCTCCCGCCGCGCTGGGTCCCCAGGCGGCCCTCGGGCTCCCCGCCCGCCGCTCCCCGCCGCCCGCTGGTCGCAGCCGCCTCCTCGCGGGGACTAGCAGGGCCAGCCGGCGCCCCCTCCAGGGTGCGCCAGAACTTCCACCTGGACTCCGAGGCCGCCATCAACCGCCAGATCAACCTGGAGCTCTGTGCGTCCTACGTGTACTTGTCTATGGCCTATTACTTCTCCCGAGATGACGTGGCCTTGCACAACTTCGCCAGATATTTCCTTCGACTGTCCCGGGAGGAGACCGAGCACGCGGAGAAGCTGATGAGGCTGCAGAACCAGCGGGGAGGACAGATCTGCCTACAGGACATCAA
The Physeter macrocephalus isolate SW-GA chromosome 8, ASM283717v5, whole genome shotgun sequence genome window above contains:
- the FTMT gene encoding ferritin, mitochondrial isoform X1 gives rise to the protein MLPCFLFLSKHISTSLVSLRRARHGFDLPPRWVPRRPSGSPPAAPRRPLVAAASSRGLAGPAGAPSRVRQNFHLDSEAAINRQINLELCASYVYLSMAYYFSRDDVALHNFARYFLRLSREETEHAEKLMRLQNQRGGQICLQDIKKPDQDDWKSGLNAMECALLMEKNVNQSLLELHTLASKKGDPHLCDFLETHYLNEQVKSIKQLGDHVHNLVKMGAPDSGLAEYLFDSHTLGNENNQN